The following coding sequences are from one Lolium rigidum isolate FL_2022 chromosome 6, APGP_CSIRO_Lrig_0.1, whole genome shotgun sequence window:
- the LOC124658956 gene encoding uncharacterized protein LOC124658956, with protein sequence MALSFLFFALLFIFGFLAIHVYISALWHLASVVSVLEPICGLAAMSKSRQLLKGCTRTAAVLVVSYFAACGVTAGLFHSAVVKGRGEEGSLGLTLPVKILVAAVMVSLLVIVNLLGLLVQSVFYYACKAYHNQEIDRTALYEHLGGYLGEYVPLKSNIQMENL encoded by the coding sequence AtggccctctccttcctcttcttcgccctcctcttcatcttcggctTCCTCGCCATCCACGTCTACATCTCCGCGCTCTGGCACCTCGCCAGCGTCGTCTCCGTGCTCGAGCCCATCTGCGGCCTCGCCGCCATGTCCAAGAGCAGGCAGCTCCTCAAAGGCTGCACCCGCACCGCCGCCGTGCTCGTTGTCTCCTACTTCGCCGCCTGCGGCGTGACAGCAGGTCTCTTCCATTCCGCCGTCGTCAAGGGGCGGGGCGAGGAGGGCAGCCTCGGCCTCACCTTGCCTGTTAAGATACTTGTCGCCGCCGTAATGGTCTCTCTTCTCGTCATTGTCAATCTGCTGGGCCTCCTAGTGCAGAGCGTCTTCTACTACGCCTGCAAGGCCTACCACAACCAGGAGATCGACAGGACCGCGCTCTACGAGCACCTCGGCGGCTACCTTGGCGAGTATGTGCCGCTCAAGAGTAACATCCAGATGGAGAACCTCTGA
- the LOC124667118 gene encoding uncharacterized protein LOC124667118, whose amino-acid sequence MELATHDLAALGAGDLIRLSATIPRAAPRTFALLTACLVFPLSFAVLAHSLFTHPILLRLKASAYAAGAGQWVTLFAYQFLYLIFLFTFSLLSTAAAVFTVASLYAAKPASIASSLSALPTILPRLLRTFLWVSLLMLAYHALFVLTLLLLLTAYAPDPARSTAMALSFLFFALLFIVGFLAIHVYISALWHLASVVSVLEPVCGLAAMSKSRQLLKGRTRTAAVLVVSYFAACGVTAGLFHSAVVKGRGEEGSLGLTLPVKILVAAVMVSLLVIVNLLGLLVQSVFYYACKAYHNQEIDRTALYEHLGGYLGEYVPLKSNIQMENL is encoded by the coding sequence ATGGAGCTGGCGACGCACGACCTCGCGGCGCTGGGCGCCGGCGACCTCATCCGCCTCTCCGCCACGATcccgcgcgccgcgccgcgcaCCTTCGCGCTGCTCACGGCCTGCCTCGTCTTCCCGCTCTCCTTCGCCGTCCTCGCCCACTCCCTCTTCACCCACCCCATCCTGCTCCGCCTCAAGGCGTCCGCCTACGCCGCGGGCGCCGGGCAGTGGGTAACCCTCTTCGCCTACCAGTTCCTctacctcatcttcctcttcaccttctcgctcctctccacggccgccgccgtcttcaccgTCGCCTCGCTCTACGCCGCCAAGCCGGCCTCCATCGCCTCCTCCCTCTCGGCTCTCCCCACCATCCTCCCGCGCCTCCTCCGGACCTTCCTCTGGGTCTCGCTCCTCATGCTCGCCTACCACGCGCTCTTCGTcctcaccctcctcctcctcctcaccgccTACGCGCCCGACCCCGCCCGCTCCACCGCCAtggccctctccttcctcttcttcgccctcctcttcatcgtcggctTCCTCGCCATCCACGTCTACATCTCCGCGCTCTGGCACCTCGCCAGCGTCGTCTCCGTGCTCGAGCCCGTCTGCGGCCTCGCCGCCATGTCCAAGAGCAGGCAGCTCCTCAAGGGCCGCACCCGCACCGCCGCCGTGCTCGTTGTCTCCTACTTCGCCGCCTGCGGCGTGACAGCCGGTCTCTTCCATTCCGCCGTCGTCAAGGGGCGGGGCGAGGAGGGCAGCCTCGGCCTCACCTTGCCTGTCAAGATACTTGTCGCCGCTGTAATGGTCTCTCTTCTCGTCATTGTCAATCTGCTGGGGCTGCTGGTGCAGAGCGTATTCTACTACGCCTGCAAGGCCTACCACAACCAGGAGATCGACAGGACCGCGCTCTACGAGCACCTCGGCGGCTACCTTGGCGAGTATGTGCCGCTCAAGAGCAACATCCAGATGGAGAACCTCTGA